In a single window of the Cervus elaphus chromosome 1, mCerEla1.1, whole genome shotgun sequence genome:
- the LOC122697567 gene encoding follitropin subunit beta-like gives MKSVQFCFLFCCWRAICCRSCELTNITITVEKEECRFCISINTTWCAGYCYTRDLVYRDPARPNIQKTCAFKELVYETVRVPGCAHRADSLHTYPVATACHCGKCDSGSSDCTVRGLGPSYCSFSDVRE, from the exons ATGAAGTCCGTCCAGTTCTGCTTCCTTTTCTGTTGCTGGAGAGCAATCTGCTGCAGAAGCTGCGAGCTGACCAACATCACCATCACGGTGGAGAAAGAGGAATGCCGCTTCTGCATAAGCATCAACACCACGTGGTGTGCGGGCTACTGCTACACCCGG GACTTGGTGTACAGGGACCCAGCGAGGCCCAACATCCAGAAGACATGTGCCTTCAAGGAGCTGGTCTACGAGACGGTGAGAGTGCCCGGCTGCGCTCACCGCGCAGACTCCCTGCACACGTACCCGGTGGCCACCGCGTGTCACTGCGGCAAGTGTGACAGCGGCAGCTCCGACTGCACCGTGCGGGGCCTGGGGCCCAGCTACTgctccttcagcgacgtcagagaGTAA